The following proteins are co-located in the Prionailurus viverrinus isolate Anna chromosome A1, UM_Priviv_1.0, whole genome shotgun sequence genome:
- the ZNF454 gene encoding zinc finger protein 454 isoform X2: MTMPVSKKSTPKADIPGEDLDRWMVKERFTRDSHWKYDGLLEWQHGGQVAVIHQKTPSVLSDQGGDEPGKHCTESSSFVPSQGLQSSKKVFECRECGKVFTKSSTLNKHQKVHTEKLNANRKTVIKEKRYECRECGKAFHQSTHLIHHQRIHTGEKPYECKECGKAFSVSSSLTYHQKIHTGEKPFECNLCGKAFIRNIHLAHHHRIHTGEKPFKCNVCDKAFVCRAHLTKHQNIHSGEKPYKCNECGKAFNQSTSFLQHQRIHTGEKPFECNECGKAFRVNSSLTEHQRIHTGEKPYKCSECGKAFRDNSSFARHRKIHTGEKPYRCGLCEKAFRDQSALAQHQRIHTGEKPYTCNICEKAFSDHSALTQHKRIHTREKPYKCKICGKAFIRSTHLTQHQRIHTGEKPYKCNKCGKAFNQTANLIQHQRHHIGEK, translated from the coding sequence ATGACTATGCCTGTAAGTAAGAAATCTACTCCCAAGGCAGATATTCCTGGAGAAGACTTGGATCGGTGGATGGTAAAGGAAAGATTTACTAGAGACAGTCACTGGAAATATGATGGCCTGCTGGAATGGCAGCATGGAGGCCAGGTGGCTGTCATTCACCAGAAAACCCCCTCTGTGCTCAGTGACCAGGGAGGTGATGAGCCTGGGAAGCACTGCACCGAGAGCTCATCTTTTGTTCCAAGTCAGGGATTGCAATCTAGCAAAAAAGTCTTTGAGTGTAGAGAGTGTGGAAAAGTCTTCACTAAGAGTTCGACCCTTAATAAACATCAGAAAGTTCATACTGAAAAACTTAATGCAAATCGGAAAACTGTTATTAAAGAGAAACGATATGAATGTagagaatgtgggaaagcctttcaCCAGAGTACACACCTTATCCATCACCAAAGAATTCACACTGGCGAGAAACCGTacgaatgtaaggaatgtggcaaggccttctCGGTGAGCTCCTCGCTTACTTATCATCAGAAAATTCACACCGGAGAGAAACCTTTTGAATGCAACTTATGCGGAAAAGCTTTTATCCGAAATATACACCTTGCACACCATCACAGAAtacacactggagagaaaccttttAAATGTAACGTATGTGACAAAGCCTTTGTATGCAGGGCACATCTTACCAAACACCAGAATATTCACAgtggagagaaaccctataaatgtaatgagtgtgggaaagccttcaatCAGAGTACAAGTTTTCTTCAGCATCAaagaattcacactggagagaagccctttgaatgtaatgaatgtggaaagGCCTTCAGGGTGAACTCTTCCCTTACCgagcatcagagaattcatactggagagaaaccttataagtgtagtgaatgtgggaaagctttcagGGATAACTCATCCTTTGCTCGACATCGGAAAATTCATACCGGAGAGAAACCTTACAGGTGTGGTTTGTGCGAGAAAGCCTTCAGGGACCAATCCGCCCTAGCccaacatcagagaattcatactggggAAAAACCATACACATGTAATATATGTGAGAAAGCCTTCAGTGACCATTCGGCCCTTACTCAACATAAGAGAATCCACACTAGAGaaaaaccttacaaatgtaaaatctgtgggaaagcctttattcGAAGCACACACCTTACTCAACATCAGAGGATTCACACGGGAGAGAAGCcctataaatgtaataaatgtgggaaagctttcaaCCAGACTGCAAACCTCATTCAGCATCAGAGACATCATATTGGAGAAAAGTGA